A DNA window from Flavisolibacter ginsenosidimutans contains the following coding sequences:
- a CDS encoding DUF433 domain-containing protein produces MNYGPINIDPETMGGTPVFTGTRVPIQTLFDYLEGGDALEEFLDDYPSVSREAAVSVLEIAKKTLTTEKSLNENFA; encoded by the coding sequence ATGAATTACGGTCCTATAAACATTGACCCGGAAACCATGGGCGGCACGCCGGTATTTACGGGAACCAGAGTACCAATCCAAACACTTTTTGATTACCTGGAGGGTGGCGATGCTTTGGAAGAATTTCTTGACGATTATCCGAGTGTTTCCAGAGAAGCCGCTGTCAGCGTTTTGGAGATAGCGAAAAAAACGTTGACAACCGAAAAATCATTGAATGAGAATTTTGCTTGA
- a CDS encoding Rne/Rng family ribonuclease, whose protein sequence is MNKELIIHSTPTGVEIALLEDKKLVELHSEKNDARFAVGDLYLGKVKKLIPGLNAAFVDVGYEKDAFLHYTDLSPYARSLLKFTQLAINDKTPGGLDFATFSVEPEIVKTGKINEVLNGKPNILVQILKEPIAAKGPRLSCEISLPGRFVVLTPFNDIVAVSRKIHSSEERKRLQRIVESIKPKNFGVIVRTAAEGKNTAELHEDLSELAAMWASIQNNLRGAVPPTKILSEQTKTASILRDLLNEDFNKIVTNDKNIYTESKNYIQKVAPEKAEIVQFHQNGSPVFDAFGVTKQIKGSFGKTVNLQSGAYIIIEHTEALHVIDVNSGYKSVGNNQEINALETNLEAAEEIARQLRLRDIGGIIVVDFIDMKLPEHKKKLLEAMDGFMQTDRAKHAVLPISKFGLMQITRQRMKPEMNIQTQEVCPTCNGTGKISSTLLLEDEMEKNIAYLATHNHKALTIVTHPILHAYLTKGWFWNNKAAKWKKKYGPKITVTPDTGYHLTEFKFFDANGDEIKL, encoded by the coding sequence GTGAACAAGGAATTGATTATTCATTCCACGCCAACCGGTGTGGAAATAGCCCTATTAGAGGATAAAAAATTAGTGGAGCTTCACAGCGAAAAGAACGATGCCCGTTTTGCCGTTGGTGATTTGTATCTGGGAAAAGTAAAAAAACTCATCCCCGGCCTGAACGCCGCTTTTGTAGATGTAGGTTATGAGAAAGATGCCTTTCTACATTATACCGATTTAAGTCCTTATGCCCGTTCGCTGCTAAAATTCACCCAGCTTGCCATCAACGACAAAACACCCGGTGGGCTTGATTTCGCTACTTTTTCCGTAGAGCCGGAAATCGTCAAGACCGGGAAGATTAACGAAGTCCTGAACGGCAAGCCCAACATCCTCGTACAAATTTTAAAAGAGCCTATTGCCGCCAAAGGTCCGCGACTGAGTTGCGAAATTTCTTTGCCCGGACGCTTTGTGGTGCTAACGCCTTTTAACGACATCGTTGCAGTTTCGCGCAAGATTCATTCGTCGGAAGAAAGAAAGCGGTTACAACGCATTGTTGAATCCATCAAGCCGAAAAATTTTGGCGTGATTGTACGCACCGCCGCCGAAGGAAAAAACACCGCCGAACTGCACGAAGACCTTTCGGAATTGGCGGCTATGTGGGCTTCTATCCAAAATAATTTACGCGGTGCGGTTCCGCCCACGAAAATTTTAAGTGAGCAGACAAAAACGGCTTCCATCTTGCGTGATCTGTTGAACGAAGACTTCAACAAAATCGTTACCAACGACAAAAACATCTACACCGAATCCAAAAACTACATTCAGAAAGTAGCGCCGGAGAAAGCGGAGATTGTTCAATTTCATCAAAACGGTTCGCCGGTATTTGACGCTTTTGGCGTAACGAAGCAAATCAAAGGGTCTTTTGGTAAAACGGTAAATCTGCAAAGCGGCGCCTACATCATCATCGAACACACGGAAGCCCTGCACGTGATTGATGTGAACAGTGGCTACAAAAGCGTGGGCAACAACCAGGAAATAAACGCTCTGGAAACGAATCTGGAGGCGGCGGAAGAAATTGCCCGGCAGCTTCGCCTGCGTGACATTGGCGGCATCATCGTCGTTGACTTTATTGACATGAAGCTTCCGGAGCACAAAAAGAAATTGCTGGAAGCGATGGACGGTTTTATGCAAACCGACCGGGCCAAACACGCCGTATTGCCCATCTCCAAATTTGGCCTCATGCAAATTACAAGGCAACGCATGAAGCCGGAGATGAACATTCAAACCCAGGAAGTTTGCCCAACCTGCAACGGAACCGGGAAGATTTCGTCCACGCTTTTGCTGGAAGACGAAATGGAAAAGAACATCGCTTATCTCGCCACGCACAACCACAAAGCACTCACAATTGTTACACATCCCATTCTTCACGCTTACCTGACGAAGGGCTGGTTTTGGAACAACAAAGCGGCCAAGTGGAAAAAGAAATACGGTCCGAAGATTACCGTTACTCCCGATACAGGTTACCACCTCACCGAGTTTAAATTTTTTGATGCCAACGGTGATGAAATAAAGCTCTGA
- the gldD gene encoding gliding motility lipoprotein GldD, with protein sequence MKSITACLLLIACCFFTACNSDFVQKERGYFKIPMPQKKYQLFDKAGFPYTFEYPAYATIIPDSTFFDEKAENPYWINIFFPQFDGELHLSYKDIGRNKFDTLIKDAFTMAYKQHTSIASAIKPVKFVMPNHVSGIYFTLKGNAATANQFFATDSVKHFLRGALYFNAPPNEDSLRPVNNFLREDMQHLIGTLRWR encoded by the coding sequence ATGAAAAGCATCACCGCCTGCTTATTGCTCATTGCCTGTTGTTTTTTCACTGCATGCAACAGTGACTTTGTGCAGAAGGAACGCGGTTATTTTAAAATTCCGATGCCGCAAAAAAAATATCAACTCTTTGACAAAGCCGGCTTTCCATACACGTTTGAATATCCGGCATATGCTACCATCATTCCCGACTCTACTTTCTTTGACGAAAAAGCCGAGAATCCTTACTGGATCAACATCTTCTTTCCGCAGTTCGACGGCGAGCTGCATTTAAGCTACAAAGACATTGGCCGCAACAAATTTGACACGTTGATAAAGGATGCTTTCACGATGGCATACAAGCAGCACACGTCCATTGCATCGGCCATCAAGCCCGTAAAGTTTGTGATGCCCAACCATGTAAGCGGCATTTACTTTACACTGAAAGGAAACGCAGCCACGGCCAACCAGTTTTTCGCCACCGATTCGGTAAAACATTTTTTGCGCGGCGCACTCTATTTTAACGCTCCGCCTAACGAAGATTCGCTTCGACCCGTCAACAATTTTTTGCGCGAAGACATGCAGCACCTGATTGGCACCTTGCGGTGGAGATAA
- the gldE gene encoding gliding motility-associated protein GldE translates to MDYYAACGLLHILLQNPLASQGTVLMAVLLLVLLFLSFLVSGAEVALFSLQPRDVNMLKTKQHDAAKRITSLLENRKEVYTTLLIAGGIFNISIIFLAYLLLAPLKIITLHTFIDIDLEILVKIIIIAFVLVFVCKILPKLWATQNTLRFAYTSAALVEGLHLLLGSISARMVSIADSISKTSGADESDAVSMRELDDAIEITNVETSVEEKNILKGVVKFGNITVRQIMRSRLDVNGLEYGAPFAEVVKKVEELHYSRLPVYKSSLDEIVGVLNTKDLLPYLNETDFDWHGVIRSTLFVPETKLIKDLLTVFKTKRIHFAIVVDEFGGTSGIVTMEDILEEIIGDIRDEFDEEENTVRKVDDHTYIADAKVMLPDLCRAMRLPIDTFDAVKGESESLAGLVLEIAGELLQPEQKVTSGDFEFTVLETERARIKTVKIFVNHESEQ, encoded by the coding sequence TTGGATTATTACGCGGCCTGCGGGCTTCTCCATATCCTTCTACAAAATCCTTTGGCCTCGCAAGGCACCGTTTTAATGGCGGTATTGCTCTTGGTTCTTTTGTTTTTAAGCTTTCTTGTTTCGGGAGCCGAAGTAGCGCTATTCTCGCTGCAGCCCCGCGACGTAAACATGCTGAAGACGAAACAGCACGATGCGGCCAAGCGCATCACATCTTTGCTTGAAAACCGAAAGGAGGTTTATACGACGTTGCTCATTGCCGGGGGCATCTTCAACATCTCCATCATTTTTCTTGCTTACCTGCTTTTAGCGCCACTTAAAATCATTACCCTCCACACGTTTATTGACATTGACCTGGAGATCCTTGTCAAAATCATCATCATTGCCTTTGTACTGGTTTTTGTTTGCAAGATTTTGCCCAAGCTCTGGGCCACACAAAACACCTTGCGCTTTGCTTATACATCGGCGGCACTGGTAGAGGGATTGCACCTGCTTTTGGGTAGCATCAGTGCCCGCATGGTAAGCATTGCCGACAGCATCTCCAAAACCAGCGGCGCCGATGAATCCGATGCCGTAAGCATGAGGGAATTGGACGATGCCATTGAAATCACAAACGTTGAAACAAGCGTTGAGGAAAAAAATATTTTAAAAGGCGTCGTAAAGTTTGGCAACATTACTGTGCGGCAAATCATGCGCTCAAGACTTGACGTGAATGGATTGGAATACGGCGCACCGTTTGCCGAAGTAGTAAAGAAGGTGGAAGAACTGCATTACTCGCGCCTGCCGGTTTACAAAAGCAGTCTCGATGAAATAGTGGGTGTTTTAAACACAAAAGACCTGTTGCCTTACCTGAATGAAACAGACTTTGACTGGCACGGCGTTATTCGCTCTACCTTGTTTGTTCCCGAAACAAAATTGATCAAAGATTTGCTGACGGTTTTTAAAACCAAACGCATTCACTTTGCCATTGTGGTAGATGAATTCGGTGGCACCAGCGGCATTGTCACGATGGAAGACATTCTGGAAGAAATCATCGGCGACATACGCGACGAATTTGATGAAGAAGAAAACACCGTCCGCAAGGTTGATGACCATACCTATATTGCCGATGCCAAGGTGATGTTGCCCGATTTGTGCCGCGCCATGCGCCTTCCCATTGACACCTTTGATGCCGTGAAGGGCGAGAGCGAATCGCTGGCAGGATTGGTATTGGAAATCGCTGGCGAACTGCTTCAGCCCGAACAAAAAGTAACCAGCGGCGATTTTGAATTTACCGTACTGGAGACCGAAAGAGCAAGAATTAAAACCGTGAAGATCTTTGTTAACCATGAAAGTGAACAATAG
- a CDS encoding HU family DNA-binding protein produces MRKADLVNQISEKTGIPKVDVLMTLETAFREIKESLSKGENIYIRGFGSFITKRRAAKIGRNIKKNVAVHIPEHFIPAFKPAKEFVADVKKTAVAE; encoded by the coding sequence ATGCGAAAAGCAGATTTAGTTAACCAGATTTCCGAAAAAACCGGCATCCCCAAAGTAGATGTTTTGATGACACTGGAAACCGCTTTCCGTGAAATCAAAGAGTCGCTTTCAAAGGGAGAAAACATTTACATCCGCGGCTTTGGTTCGTTCATCACCAAAAGGCGAGCCGCTAAAATTGGCCGCAACATCAAAAAAAATGTGGCCGTTCACATCCCCGAACACTTCATCCCGGCCTTTAAACCAGCAAAGGAGTTTGTGGCCGATGTGAAAAAAACCGCCGTTGCCGAGTAA
- the mutY gene encoding A/G-specific adenine glycosylase codes for MKEESGEKEVLKTGKRGADFANALLHWNRTENHRQMPWKGEKDPYKIWLSEIMLQQTRVEQGLKYYQNFIEAFPNVHVLAAAPEAKVFKVWEGLGYYSRCRNLMTTASHVSNELNGIFPKTYEELLSLKGVGSYTAAAIGSFAYNLPCAVLDGNVFRVLSRIFGIEAPIDSTQGKKTFSALAQAILPKGQAGEYNQAIMDFGAMICKPSPLCDACFFQQKCTAYVEGKQSILPVKEKKTVLKKRWLNYFIVQCGDEVLVQQRLEKDIWHGLHQFVLIETKKTCKTKQLEVLFQKQYGLENYTIVDDWKTQQHLSHQSVCFHFVHVKLKRKKKVENYTWTKFSDVKELAFPRALQQIVASRLGV; via the coding sequence ATGAAAGAAGAAAGCGGGGAAAAAGAGGTTTTAAAGACCGGGAAAAGAGGAGCCGACTTTGCAAACGCCTTGTTGCATTGGAACCGTACCGAGAACCACCGGCAGATGCCGTGGAAGGGCGAAAAGGACCCGTATAAAATTTGGCTCAGCGAAATCATGCTGCAGCAAACACGGGTGGAACAAGGTCTGAAATATTATCAAAATTTTATCGAAGCCTTCCCGAACGTACATGTCTTGGCCGCAGCACCGGAAGCCAAGGTTTTTAAAGTGTGGGAAGGATTGGGTTATTACTCCCGCTGCCGCAATTTAATGACAACGGCCAGCCATGTTTCCAATGAATTGAACGGCATTTTTCCAAAAACTTACGAGGAACTTCTGTCTTTGAAAGGCGTGGGCAGCTATACCGCTGCGGCAATTGGTTCCTTTGCTTATAACCTGCCCTGTGCTGTATTGGACGGCAATGTTTTTCGCGTATTGTCGCGCATTTTCGGCATTGAGGCTCCAATTGACTCTACCCAAGGCAAAAAAACTTTTTCTGCGCTTGCACAAGCTATTTTGCCAAAAGGCCAGGCCGGCGAATACAACCAAGCCATCATGGATTTTGGGGCCATGATATGCAAGCCTTCGCCGCTTTGCGACGCCTGCTTTTTTCAGCAGAAATGCACCGCTTACGTTGAAGGCAAACAAAGCATTCTGCCCGTAAAAGAAAAAAAGACGGTTTTGAAAAAACGTTGGCTGAACTATTTTATCGTACAATGCGGCGATGAGGTTTTGGTACAACAGCGGCTGGAAAAGGACATCTGGCACGGCCTGCATCAGTTTGTTCTGATTGAAACCAAGAAGACCTGCAAAACAAAACAGTTGGAAGTTTTGTTTCAAAAACAATACGGGCTGGAAAACTACACGATCGTGGATGACTGGAAAACGCAGCAACATCTCTCGCACCAAAGCGTGTGCTTTCATTTTGTGCACGTAAAACTGAAACGAAAAAAGAAAGTCGAAAACTATACGTGGACGAAGTTTTCCGATGTAAAGGAGCTGGCTTTTCCGCGGGCCTTGCAACAAATCGTTGCTTCAAGATTGGGCGTTTGA
- a CDS encoding LutB/LldF family L-lactate oxidation iron-sulfur protein — protein MSEQSSSFKAKSTVKAADKEHRRKINFNIARYNAVVPVGKQQFTDVHLAREQAKNVKWKAIETLDQQLQTFEEQISKRGAKVLWAETADDALAEILKICTEKNCSTVVKSKSMVTEELHLNKFLAKHNIESVETDLGEYIQQLDDEPPYHIVTPAMHKSKEDVAKLFTEKLGTAPNLTPSQLTLVAREKLREKYTQAEIGITGANFIIADEGAIAVTENEGNGRLSASYPKTHIVIVGIEKVIPSLTDLGLFWPLLATFGTGQRVTVYNTIIAGPKQVTENDGPEEMYVILLDNGRTNILANPKTRESLYCIRCGACLNACPVYKNIGGHAYGTTYSGPIGSVITPHLKDLGDWKHLSYASSLCGNCTEVCAVKINLHELLLENRHEAVEEGDAAFAEKITWKVWKQAMLSRRIMNTGTGSMKNKVVNGLAKSWTQHRANLDFPAKSFNQLWREKSKK, from the coding sequence ATGTCCGAACAATCATCTTCCTTCAAAGCCAAAAGCACGGTGAAAGCGGCCGATAAAGAACACCGCCGCAAAATCAACTTCAACATCGCCCGTTATAACGCGGTTGTGCCCGTGGGCAAGCAGCAGTTTACCGATGTTCACCTGGCAAGAGAGCAGGCAAAGAACGTCAAATGGAAAGCCATTGAAACATTGGATCAACAGCTTCAAACCTTTGAAGAGCAAATTTCAAAGCGGGGCGCAAAAGTGTTGTGGGCCGAAACAGCCGACGACGCATTGGCCGAGATACTAAAAATCTGCACCGAAAAGAATTGCTCCACCGTTGTGAAGAGCAAGAGCATGGTAACGGAAGAACTGCACCTGAACAAGTTTCTGGCAAAGCACAACATTGAAAGCGTGGAAACGGATCTCGGCGAATACATTCAGCAGTTGGATGACGAACCGCCTTACCACATCGTTACGCCAGCCATGCACAAAAGCAAGGAAGATGTGGCCAAACTTTTTACGGAGAAACTTGGAACAGCACCCAATCTTACACCAAGTCAGCTCACACTCGTTGCACGGGAAAAGCTTCGCGAAAAATACACGCAGGCCGAGATTGGCATTACCGGCGCCAACTTCATCATCGCTGATGAAGGCGCCATTGCCGTTACCGAAAATGAAGGCAACGGACGCTTGAGTGCATCTTATCCAAAAACACACATCGTCATTGTTGGCATTGAAAAAGTCATTCCGTCTTTAACCGATCTCGGATTGTTCTGGCCCTTACTGGCAACCTTTGGCACAGGGCAAAGAGTAACGGTTTACAACACCATCATTGCCGGCCCAAAACAAGTAACTGAAAACGACGGCCCCGAAGAGATGTACGTCATTTTGCTCGACAACGGCCGCACCAATATTCTGGCAAATCCCAAAACCCGCGAATCGCTTTATTGCATTCGTTGCGGCGCTTGTTTGAACGCTTGCCCGGTTTATAAAAACATCGGCGGCCATGCATACGGCACTACGTACAGCGGGCCGATTGGTTCGGTTATTACGCCACATTTAAAAGATTTGGGCGACTGGAAACATCTCAGTTATGCCTCTTCGCTTTGTGGCAATTGCACCGAAGTTTGCGCGGTAAAAATTAACCTGCACGAATTGTTGTTGGAGAACCGTCACGAAGCCGTTGAAGAAGGCGATGCAGCCTTTGCCGAAAAGATTACCTGGAAGGTTTGGAAACAGGCCATGCTCAGCCGCCGCATCATGAACACGGGCACGGGCAGCATGAAAAACAAGGTGGTGAACGGCTTGGCGAAAAGTTGGACGCAGCATCGCGCCAATCTTGACTTTCCGGCCAAATCGTTTAATCAATTGTGGCGCGAAAAAAGTAAAAAGTGA
- a CDS encoding DUF3109 family protein, translated as MIQIENVLVSDDVVEAKFVCDLHKCKGGCCEDGDAGAPLEKEEKRLLDEIFEAVKPYLTPEGLAAIERQGKYLYDHEFGWVTPTVNGGVCAYGYRDEKGIIKCGIEQAYYDGKVKWKKPISCHLFPIRIVEAKHATYVNYEPREDMCNPACALGKKLKMPVYQFLKEPIIRKFGEEFYEALEQVAIEYFEAKQK; from the coding sequence ATGATCCAAATTGAAAATGTGTTGGTGAGTGACGATGTGGTGGAAGCGAAATTTGTTTGCGACCTGCACAAATGCAAGGGCGGCTGTTGCGAAGACGGAGATGCCGGCGCGCCGCTTGAAAAAGAAGAAAAGAGGCTCCTTGATGAAATATTTGAAGCCGTTAAACCTTACCTCACACCCGAAGGCCTTGCCGCCATTGAACGGCAGGGCAAATATCTTTACGATCATGAGTTTGGCTGGGTAACGCCCACGGTGAACGGCGGCGTTTGCGCTTATGGCTATCGCGATGAAAAAGGCATCATCAAATGCGGTATTGAACAGGCTTATTACGATGGAAAAGTGAAATGGAAGAAACCAATCTCCTGTCATCTTTTTCCCATAAGAATTGTAGAAGCAAAACACGCCACGTACGTAAATTACGAACCCCGGGAAGACATGTGCAACCCGGCTTGTGCATTGGGCAAGAAATTAAAAATGCCGGTTTATCAGTTTTTAAAAGAACCTATCATCCGTAAGTTTGGCGAAGAGTTTTACGAGGCACTTGAACAAGTGGCGATTGAGTATTTTGAGGCGAAGCAGAAATAA
- a CDS encoding polysaccharide deacetylase family protein, which translates to MIIYSHTSTPRLQYVVDFLSEYYNTPIRLLFDEEKYLAHPDLHRINYSYHRLNDGEIWIHPHALLFESAIRLVKIECFEHRGYKIFFHAEGDTGFDLFAGIFYLLTRYEEYLPHQKDEYGRYAHQNALAFREDFLHLPLINIWLEDFRFLLVEKFSDLQLLTSNFRLQLTYDIDIAWSFQNKGFKRNAGAVTKLFFTGQWRSMAQRIRVIRGKAQDPFDAYDWMDELHHQNHLQPLYFFLVAEQKGKLDKNIDVANPAFLALIKDTATKYKIGLHPSWASGDHPALLKREKTRLEKIIDGRINASRQHYIRFHLPTTFHQLLSAEITDDYSMGYGSINGFRASVAASFYWYDLKAEIKSPLHVHPFCFMDANAFFEEKKSADDALRELMQYVEIIRSVGGQMITVWHNNFLGSDSLYEGWREAYERFVQTASSFTRVQ; encoded by the coding sequence GTGATCATTTACAGCCATACGTCAACGCCAAGGCTCCAGTACGTCGTTGATTTTTTATCCGAGTATTACAACACGCCCATTCGGCTACTCTTTGACGAAGAAAAATATTTAGCTCATCCCGATCTGCACCGGATCAATTACAGTTATCACCGCTTAAACGATGGGGAAATCTGGATTCATCCCCATGCACTGCTGTTTGAGTCGGCCATTCGTTTGGTAAAGATTGAATGTTTTGAACACCGCGGCTACAAGATTTTCTTTCATGCCGAAGGCGACACGGGCTTTGATTTGTTTGCGGGAATTTTTTACCTGCTCACACGATACGAAGAATACCTGCCACATCAAAAAGACGAATACGGCCGGTACGCACACCAAAACGCATTGGCCTTTCGCGAAGACTTCCTGCACCTGCCTTTGATCAACATCTGGCTCGAAGATTTCCGGTTTTTGCTCGTCGAAAAATTTTCCGATCTCCAACTCCTAACTTCCAACTTCCGTCTTCAACTCACCTACGACATTGACATTGCCTGGAGTTTTCAAAACAAAGGCTTTAAGCGAAACGCAGGCGCTGTCACAAAGCTGTTTTTCACCGGCCAATGGCGCAGCATGGCGCAGCGCATTCGCGTCATTCGCGGCAAGGCGCAAGACCCTTTTGATGCCTACGATTGGATGGATGAACTTCATCACCAGAACCACTTGCAACCGCTTTATTTTTTTCTGGTGGCCGAACAAAAAGGTAAGCTCGACAAGAACATTGACGTTGCCAATCCGGCGTTTCTGGCCTTGATAAAAGATACGGCCACCAAATACAAAATTGGCTTGCATCCATCCTGGGCCAGCGGCGATCATCCGGCTCTTTTGAAGAGAGAAAAAACCCGCTTGGAAAAAATCATTGACGGCCGCATCAATGCCTCGCGGCAGCATTACATTCGTTTCCATTTGCCCACAACTTTCCATCAACTTCTTTCCGCAGAAATCACGGACGATTATTCGATGGGCTATGGCAGCATCAACGGGTTTCGGGCCTCGGTGGCCGCGTCTTTTTACTGGTACGATTTAAAGGCCGAGATCAAATCACCACTTCACGTCCACCCGTTTTGTTTTATGGATGCCAATGCTTTTTTTGAAGAAAAAAAATCAGCGGATGATGCCTTGCGGGAATTGATGCAGTACGTTGAAATCATTCGTTCCGTTGGCGGCCAAATGATCACCGTTTGGCATAACAATTTTTTGGGTAGCGATTCGCTTTACGAAGGGTGGCGGGAAGCCTACGAGCGTTTTGTGCAAACGGCGTCGTCGTTTACGCGGGTTCAATAA
- a CDS encoding tetratricopeptide repeat protein: MNRPQWITLSVAILLVIGLFAATQASIFGERKAKKPQPAMAEHLPHDDGFGTDSVLYYAKKNLPQAQAARLASLENSVVRGDVAEQKLHLMHQLARYWSDSGRTFTPMAFYPYAFYTAEAARLENSEKSLSFAARLFLDALSNEEAHQLKHWEAEQAQDLFQRSLKLNPENDSAKVGLGATILYGGLDMPMKGIGMIRDVAEHKPENVYAQLTLAEASLMSGQLDKAVERLQNVLRLQPSSLQATLLLADTYERMNKKKEAAEAYQKALPLVTVPEMKKEIEKRITQLKNK, from the coding sequence ATGAACAGACCTCAGTGGATTACGCTTAGCGTTGCTATTCTTTTGGTGATTGGCCTTTTTGCCGCTACACAGGCTTCGATTTTTGGCGAACGAAAGGCAAAGAAACCGCAGCCGGCAATGGCTGAACATTTGCCGCACGACGACGGCTTTGGCACCGACAGCGTTTTGTATTACGCCAAGAAAAATCTCCCGCAAGCACAGGCGGCCCGGTTGGCATCGCTCGAAAACAGCGTTGTACGCGGCGATGTAGCTGAGCAAAAGCTGCACCTAATGCACCAACTAGCCCGGTATTGGTCTGACAGTGGCCGCACCTTTACGCCGATGGCTTTCTATCCTTATGCCTTCTACACCGCCGAAGCAGCCCGGTTGGAGAATTCGGAAAAATCCCTTTCCTTTGCTGCCCGTTTATTTTTGGATGCCCTGAGCAACGAAGAAGCCCACCAGCTTAAACATTGGGAAGCCGAACAAGCCCAGGATTTGTTTCAACGTTCTTTGAAGCTGAACCCGGAAAACGATTCAGCGAAAGTAGGGTTAGGCGCTACTATTTTGTACGGCGGCCTGGACATGCCGATGAAAGGCATTGGCATGATACGCGACGTAGCGGAACACAAGCCGGAAAACGTTTATGCCCAACTGACGCTGGCCGAAGCAAGCCTGATGTCGGGACAATTGGACAAAGCGGTAGAGCGTTTACAGAATGTTTTACGTTTGCAGCCGTCCAGTTTACAAGCCACACTGCTTTTGGCCGATACCTACGAACGAATGAACAAAAAGAAGGAAGCAGCGGAGGCTTATCAGAAAGCACTTCCGTTGGTGACCGTACCGGAGATGAAGAAAGAAATAGAGAAGCGAATAACCCAGTTAAAAAACAAATAA
- a CDS encoding single-stranded DNA-binding protein, whose protein sequence is MRGVNRVMLIGNLGKDPDMQYLEGNIGVAKFPLATTETFKDRSGKLVSQTEWHTVVLWRGLAELAQKYLHKGSLVYIEGRLRTRSWEDKEGIRKFATEVVGDNLIMLDKRTDHTGAAPHPAPHADNEIENFPGTDAPVGDPGDLPY, encoded by the coding sequence ATGAGAGGCGTAAACCGAGTGATGCTCATTGGCAATTTGGGAAAAGACCCGGACATGCAGTACCTGGAAGGAAACATCGGCGTAGCTAAATTTCCACTGGCCACGACCGAGACCTTTAAAGACCGGTCAGGGAAACTGGTTTCGCAAACCGAATGGCACACCGTGGTTCTTTGGCGCGGACTGGCCGAACTGGCGCAAAAGTATCTGCACAAAGGCAGCCTGGTTTACATCGAGGGCCGCCTGCGCACCCGCAGTTGGGAAGACAAGGAAGGCATTCGCAAGTTTGCCACCGAGGTGGTGGGTGATAATTTGATCATGCTCGACAAGCGCACCGACCACACCGGCGCGGCTCCGCATCCAGCTCCCCATGCGGACAACGAAATAGAAAATTTTCCGGGCACCGATGCACCCGTGGGCGACCCGGGAGACTTGCCTTATTAA
- a CDS encoding DUF5615 family PIN-like protein, translated as MRILLDENLPRQLKSSFDPPHEVKTVRDLGWLGKKNGELLGLAVFNGFDYFITLDKNLRHQQNLGRVDPKIKGGNLQKLNEIS; from the coding sequence ATGAGAATTTTGCTTGACGAAAATCTCCCACGGCAATTAAAATCAAGTTTCGACCCTCCTCACGAAGTAAAAACCGTCCGTGATTTGGGGTGGCTCGGCAAGAAGAACGGCGAGCTTTTAGGGCTGGCAGTTTTTAACGGATTTGATTATTTCATTACACTGGATAAAAATCTTCGTCATCAACAGAATCTTGGCCGGGTTGACCCAAAAATCAAAGGAGGGAACCTGCAAAAATTGAACGAAATCTCCTGA